Proteins encoded by one window of Salvia splendens isolate huo1 chromosome 5, SspV2, whole genome shotgun sequence:
- the LOC121805246 gene encoding uncharacterized protein LOC121805246 isoform X1, whose product MGEMQIPVLSSVRSIVVLNLPNYGSGRNPWSKLKPDYLEKRGFVQAYPNDDCLENFGLKHGWLALMVMAEVISSKHIEQMVQRLKRRNICSTSLMIGLVSLININLRLSYSPMLVRTQGGLGTRLLSLEYLLVSLQPHQSITLLATLIWMLKLHIVSTIYEMKNLTLLKVPFQISRTFVIRQH is encoded by the exons ATGGGAGAAATGCAAATTCCAGTCTTATCAAG CGTGAGATCTATTGTTGTTCTTAATCTTCCTAACTATGGAAGCGGAAGAAATCCATGGAGCAAGCTAAAGCCAGATTATCTAGAGAAG AGGGGGTTTGTTCAGGCTTACCCCAATGATGATTGTCTCGAAAATTTTGGTCTTAAACATGGATGGCTTGCTTTGATGGTTATGGCTGAAGTAATATCCTCCAAACACATAGAACAG ATGGTGCAAAGGTTGAAGAGGAGAAATATATGCAGTACTTCTTTGATGATTGGTTTAGTTTCATTGATCAACATCAACCTAAGGCTGTCATATTCTCCGATGCTTGTCCGGACACAAGGTGGATTGGGGACGAGGCTGCTGTCGCTGGAGTACCTGTTGGTCTCTCTTCAACCGCATCAATCAATTACATTATTGGCAACACTG atatggatgcTCAAGTTGCATATAGTTTCCACCATTTACGAAATGAAAAACCTTACCTTGCTCAAGGTCCCATTTCAAATAAG
- the LOC121805246 gene encoding uncharacterized protein LOC121805246 isoform X2, which produces MGEMQIPVLSSVRSIVVLNLPNYGSGRNPWSKLKPDYLEKRGFVQAYPNDDCLENFGLKHGWLALMVMAEVISSKHIEQMVQRLKRRNICSTSLMIGLVSLININLRLSYSPMLVRTQGGLGTRLLSLEYLLVSLQPHQSITLLATLIWMLKLHIVSTIYEMKNLTLLKVPFQIRRTFVIRQH; this is translated from the exons ATGGGAGAAATGCAAATTCCAGTCTTATCAAG CGTGAGATCTATTGTTGTTCTTAATCTTCCTAACTATGGAAGCGGAAGAAATCCATGGAGCAAGCTAAAGCCAGATTATCTAGAGAAG AGGGGGTTTGTTCAGGCTTACCCCAATGATGATTGTCTCGAAAATTTTGGTCTTAAACATGGATGGCTTGCTTTGATGGTTATGGCTGAAGTAATATCCTCCAAACACATAGAACAG ATGGTGCAAAGGTTGAAGAGGAGAAATATATGCAGTACTTCTTTGATGATTGGTTTAGTTTCATTGATCAACATCAACCTAAGGCTGTCATATTCTCCGATGCTTGTCCGGACACAAGGTGGATTGGGGACGAGGCTGCTGTCGCTGGAGTACCTGTTGGTCTCTCTTCAACCGCATCAATCAATTACATTATTGGCAACACTG atatggatgcTCAAGTTGCATATAGTTTCCACCATTTACGAAATGAAAAACCTTACCTTGCTCAAGGTCCCATTTCAAATAAG